From bacterium:
ACCCCGGCAAGGTGATCTGCCTGGGCCGCAACTACCAGGCCCACGCCGACGAGCAGGGGGTGGCCGCGCCCGAGGCGCCGCTGCTCTTTCCCAAGGTCCGCACCGCGCTCATCGGACAGGGCGCGCCGATCGAACTTCCGGACCCGGCAATCGAGGATCGCGTGGACTACGAGGCCGAGCTGGCGGTGGTGATCGGCCGCCGCGCGCGGCGCGTGAGCGAGGCCGAGGCCATGGCCTGCGTGGCCGGCTACACGATCCTGAACGACGTCACGGGGCGGCGCACGCAGCGCGCCGAGAAGCAGTGGCTGCGCGCGAAGGGCTTCGACAGCTTCGGGCCCTGCGGGCCCTGGATCGTGACGCCGGAGGCGATCCCTGACCCGCACGCGCTCGCGATCGAGTGCCGCGTGAACGGCGAGCTCAGGCAGTCCAGCCACACGGGGCTGATGATCTTCCGCATTCCCTTCCTGATCAGCTACCTCTCGCAGACGATGACGCTCGAACCCGGCGACATCATCAGCACGGGCACGCCGGCCGGCGTGGGTGAAGCGCGC
This genomic window contains:
- a CDS encoding fumarylacetoacetate hydrolase family protein is translated as MDQDRECHGLRLLSVGRPGEERPAVLLDDGKALDLACLRPSFFSSWRRIFAGGALGEVRAVLASGDWPAAAIVDPERAGWAPPIPDPGKVICLGRNYQAHADEQGVAAPEAPLLFPKVRTALIGQGAPIELPDPAIEDRVDYEAELAVVIGRRARRVSEAEAMACVAGYTILNDVTGRRTQRAEKQWLRAKGFDSFGPCGPWIVTPEAIPDPHALAIECRVNGELRQSSHTGLMIFRIPFLISYLSQTMTLEPGDIISTGTPAGVGEARQPPVFLQAGDVVRCTIAGIGTLENPVRAGAQVQ